One genomic region from Methanonatronarchaeum thermophilum encodes:
- a CDS encoding type II toxin-antitoxin system VapC family toxin, whose product MVHDEVEYCRSGSETVSIIMSSSRPNKKNQMKVILDTNILMVPEQFKVDVFREIDRILNCDYSILIPSTVIKELKEITDTGSGVDKRAAKIGLLLAKEHSIVDTEATGDNGVIEAAVSQENTVVATNDKELKERLRKKGIPLIYLRQGSHLIKDF is encoded by the coding sequence GTGGTACATGATGAAGTTGAATACTGTAGGTCGGGAAGTGAAACAGTGTCGATCATAATGTCGAGTAGTCGACCAAACAAGAAGAACCAGATGAAAGTGATCCTAGACACGAATATCTTAATGGTTCCCGAACAGTTTAAAGTAGATGTTTTCCGAGAAATCGACAGAATACTTAACTGTGACTACAGTATTTTAATTCCAAGTACAGTGATTAAAGAACTTAAAGAAATAACAGATACAGGTAGTGGTGTCGACAAACGAGCAGCAAAAATAGGTTTATTGTTAGCTAAAGAACACAGCATTGTCGACACAGAAGCAACTGGTGACAACGGAGTTATAGAAGCCGCAGTTTCACAGGAAAACACAGTTGTCGCCACAAACGATAAAGAACTTAAAGAAAGACTAAGAAAAAAAGGCATACCCCTAATATACTTAAGACAGGGTAGCCACCTAATTAAAGATTTTTGA
- a CDS encoding translation initiation factor IF-2 subunit gamma — protein sequence MKQPEVNIGLIGHVDHGKTTLVEALSGTWTDQHSEELRRGISIRLGYADTVFRRCSGCEPPEAYTTKEVCECGGETEITRAISFVDAPGHETLMATMLSGSAIMDGAVLVIAANEDCPQPQTKEHLMALDIIGVEDIVVVQNKIDLVSKEEAVDNYNQIKEFVKGTVAEDAPIIPCSAQQRTNIDMVITAVEDVIPTPERDQDKPVLMPIARSFDVNKPGTEIDNIKGGIIGGSIKQGSITSNTEIEIKPGKKIDSGGKTWWEPIITETVSIFSGGEYRDKITPGGLAGIGTKLDPFMTKSDGLVGQIMGRPDELPPVWNEFIVEVDLLDRVVGVEDESEVEGLRTNEPLMLNLGTATTVGVITSARENEAEVKLKRPVCAEEGSNMAISRRIGARWRLIGVGKLKQK from the coding sequence TTGAAACAGCCAGAAGTAAACATTGGATTAATTGGGCATGTAGACCATGGGAAAACTACCTTGGTTGAGGCCCTCAGTGGTACGTGGACAGATCAGCATAGTGAAGAGCTGAGAAGAGGTATTTCGATAAGGCTTGGTTACGCTGACACTGTGTTTAGGAGGTGCAGTGGGTGTGAACCTCCTGAGGCATATACTACCAAGGAAGTTTGTGAGTGTGGTGGTGAGACTGAGATAACTAGGGCTATTTCTTTTGTAGATGCCCCTGGCCACGAAACATTAATGGCCACTATGTTGTCCGGTTCAGCTATAATGGATGGAGCTGTTCTTGTAATAGCTGCAAATGAGGATTGTCCTCAACCTCAAACAAAAGAACATTTGATGGCTCTCGACATCATTGGTGTTGAAGATATTGTAGTTGTTCAAAACAAAATTGATTTAGTTTCTAAAGAAGAAGCTGTTGACAACTACAACCAAATAAAAGAGTTTGTTAAAGGCACTGTAGCTGAAGATGCTCCTATCATCCCATGTTCCGCACAACAGAGAACAAACATCGACATGGTTATCACAGCAGTAGAAGATGTAATCCCCACCCCTGAAAGAGACCAAGATAAACCAGTTTTAATGCCGATAGCACGTTCCTTCGACGTTAATAAACCCGGAACAGAGATAGACAACATCAAAGGCGGTATCATTGGTGGATCCATCAAACAGGGAAGCATAACCAGCAACACAGAAATAGAGATAAAACCAGGTAAAAAAATAGACTCAGGTGGAAAAACATGGTGGGAACCCATAATAACCGAAACCGTAAGCATATTCTCAGGCGGTGAATACCGAGATAAAATCACGCCCGGTGGATTGGCTGGAATCGGAACAAAACTCGACCCATTCATGACAAAAAGTGACGGATTAGTCGGCCAAATAATGGGTAGGCCAGACGAACTACCACCAGTTTGGAATGAATTTATAGTCGAAGTAGACCTACTCGACAGAGTCGTAGGCGTAGAAGACGAATCAGAAGTTGAAGGACTACGAACCAACGAACCATTAATGCTCAACCTAGGTACAGCTACAACCGTCGGTGTCATCACAAGCGCCCGAGAAAACGAAGCAGAAGTCAAATTAAAAAGACCCGTCTGCGCAGAAGAAGGATCCAACATGGCTATAAGCCGTAGAATTGGAGCCAGATGGAGATTAATAGGCGTCGGAAAACTAAAACAAAAATAA